The Primulina eburnea isolate SZY01 chromosome 6, ASM2296580v1, whole genome shotgun sequence genome contains a region encoding:
- the LOC140833516 gene encoding uncharacterized protein: MLSQIESNRVKAMWRCCLSSAFRTGIACTIVGSATLYGPKFFTRQVTFPAFSYVTVILIMNDATLGDTFHSCWLALYATMQGVLPAILSLWLIGPARLNVGTTSVVAGLSGFTIALPENTHLISKRIALGQIVLLYVVGFANGEKTDPIMHPVHVAASTAFGVAACVLAMLFPYPSLAFCEVKENCKLYIQNASKRLNLYMKAFSTEDSTVSKGLISQAKFLNTTATKLLKNIESKQESMKWEIIPAMFFKSYNKNPAEKLTNLESILKGMEISLTNHSEFPVKILDSELNNVLLVMEEQFLNQVNNMAVEKTILTLSDTEIDSVFSQTLKNSTAPLSSKDFPSLFFIFCLKLMQGKSTRSVLPEVTCKQGSELSNEHSQKEKNWALITKVLSFSPIKVNRRRLLPALRCSLSLGFAVLFGLIYSKENGFWSGLPVAISHAAAREATLKVANIKAQGTVLGTVYGVMGCFLFEKYVHIRFISLLPWFIFCSFLRTSKMYGQAGGISAVIGAVLILGRDNFGPPSEFAIARIVETLIGLSCSIIVDMLLQPTRAAVLAKIQVSNCLQVLHESVGSVSIPSLGEFFLGDRQKTLKIHVNELGKFIEEAEMEPNFWFLPFHSACYSKLKGSLSRMVDFLLFESQVLMSLKQELSRNGDSKILRHDSIVKIEADINLLKSVISSAIELFKEVSLVRSLEKIEREFEKRRDSLDLELGKSSIACVVEWSKFDNDELEQNTNSFLQHLDELVDQMEVHELMKNQVILSFCCLMFCMRGLLRETMEIEKEIKELVQWENPSSQVDMVDILCKIYVLGKSVQ, from the exons ATGTTGTCCCAAATCGAATCAAACCGTGTTAAAGCAATGTGGAGGTGTTGTCTGTCTTCAGCCTTCCGCACGGGCATAGCATGCACCATAGTCGGCAGCGCCACCCTTTACGGCCCAAAGTTTTTCACCCGACAAGTAACATTCCCTGCATTTTCATACGTGACAGTGATTCTTATCATGAACGATGCCACTTTAGGCGACACTTTCCATAGCTGCTGGCTGGCGCTTTATGCTACCATGCAAGGTGTTTTACCGGCCATTCTCAGTTTGTGGTTGATCGGCCCGGCCAGGCTAAACGTTGGCACCACCTCAGTGGTGGCAGGCCTTAGTGGATTCACAATAGCTCTGCCGGAAAACACTCATTTGATATCGAAGCGTATAGCGCTTGGACAGATTGTTCTTTTGTACGTCGTAGGTTTTGCTAATGGTGAGAAAACAGATCCCATTATGCATCCTGTCCATGTGGCGGCGAGCACCGCCTTTGGTGTGGCGGCTTGCGTTTTGGCAATGTTGTTTCCGTACCCAAGTTTGGCTTTTTGTGAG GTGAAAGAGAACTGCAAACTCTATATACAAAATGCTTCCAAAAGGCTTAATTTATATATGAAGGCTTTCTCCACAGAAGATAGTACAGTGTCGAAGGGATTGATTTCACAAGCAAAGTTTCTTAATACCACAGCAACCAAACTTCTAAAAAATATCGAATCAAAGCAA GAGAGCATGAAATGGGAGATAATTCCAGCCATGTTCTTTAAATCCTACAACAAAAATCCAGCTGAGAAATTGACAAATCTTGAATCCATATTAAAGGGAATGGAGATTTCCTTGACAAATCATTCTGAATTCCCAGTTAAGATATTGGATTCCGAGCTCAATAATGTCCTTCTTGTCATGGAGGAGCAATTCTTGAACCAAGTTAACAACATGGCAGTCGAAAAGACGATTTTAACGCTGTCTGATACAGAAATAGACTCAGTATTTTCTCAAACCTTGAAAAACAGTACTGCCCCATTATCGAGCAAAGATTTTCCCTCGTTGTTCTTTATATTCTGTCTAAAACTCATGCAAGGCAAATCAACACGATCTGTTTTACCAGAAGTTACATGCAAACAAGGATCAGAATTATCAAATGAGCACTCACAGAAAGAGAAAAATTGGGCCTTAATCACAAAAGTATTGAGTTTTAGTCCTATAAAAGTTAACAGAAGGAGATTATTGCCTGCCCTAAGATGCTCACTTTCTTTAGGATTCGCGGTTCTGTTTGGATTGATATATAGCAAGGAAAATGGGTTCTGGTCGGGTCTTCCTGTGGCGATAAGCCATGCTGCAGCACGAGAAGCGACATTGAAAGTTGCGAACATTAAAGCACAAGGGACAGTTTTAGGGACTGTATATGGAGTAATGGGGTGCTTTCTTTTCGAAAAATATGTGCACATAAGATTTATTTCACTACTTCCGTGGTTCATTTTCTGCAGTTTTTTACGAACCAGCAAAATGTATGGCCAAGCCGGTGGGATTTCTGCAGTTATTGGTGCCGTGTTAATATTGGGAAGAGATAATTTCGGCCCCCCTAGTGAATTTGCGATAGCCCGAATCGTTGAGACTTTAATCGGTTTATCTTGTTCTATAATTGTGGATATGCTCTTGCAGCCTACAAGAGCTGCTGTTTTGGCCAAGATTCAAGTTTCGAACTGTCTCCAAGTGTTGCACGAATCTGTGGGATCGGTAAGCATTCCATCTTTGGGCGAGTTTTTCTTAGGAGACAGGCAAAAGACGCTGAAAATCCATGTAAACGAGCTCGGAAAATTCATCGAGGAAGCTGAGATGGAACCCAATTTTTGGTTCTTGCCTTTCCATAGTGCTTGCTATAGTAAGCTCAAAGGGTCTTTGTCAAGAATGGTGGATTTCTTGCTTTTCGAGAGTCAAGTACTCATGTCCCTAAAACAAGAATTGTCAAGAAATGGGGACAGCAAAATTTTAAGACATGATTCTATTGTCAAAATAGAAGCCGATATCAACCTTCTAAAAAGTGTGATTTCCTCTGCTATAGAACTCTTCAAGGAAGTTAGTTTGGTAAGATCACTCGAGAAAATCGAACGCGAGTTCGAGAAGAGGAGAGATTCCCTCGATCTCGAGTTGGGAAAATCTTCAATTGCATGCGTGGTCGAATGGTCAAAATTCGATAATGATGAGCTTGAACAGAATACAAATTcttttcttcaacatttagatGAACTTGTTGATCAAATGGAGGTGCATGAACTCATGAAGAACCAAGTGATTTTGAGTTTCTGTTGTTTGATGTTTTGCATGAGAGGCTTGTTGAGAGAGACTATGGAGATTGAGAAGGAAATAAAAGAACTGGTGCAATGGGAGAATCCCTCGAGCCAAGTGGATATGGTTGACATTTTATGTAAGATTTACGTATTGGGAAAAAGTGTACAATGA
- the LOC140834525 gene encoding uncharacterized protein, whose amino-acid sequence MAALIYQIFSSSALLSLGLYHLISATKHHLKSPRDYAAKLYHPFPNANQQNRFLRYLQLHLVISFLFIALIHQLLVSADPDPLLKGRTAVHRLISLQSSAVIFCFILLSAALLVSEATSLLPLPSDLFFAIASALFFLQYSLSASDAAVQTSDLQAKCDSVAAHVSAFSSALCLVLCCQPRLYAADAALGASFCLQGLWALQTGLSLYVDAFIPEGCHKLLDVVSGVEGSTKCELDDSKLRAVAVLDLMFVLHALFVLLIFIVTYAAIAKTLGIRSRFGSYEALPTGAAADSNHIQLKTMTGTQA is encoded by the coding sequence ATGGCAGCCCTGATTTACCAAATCTTCTCCTCCTCCGCGCTGCTTTCGCTAGGGCTTTACCACCTCATCTCCGCCACCAAGCACCACCTCAAATCGCCGCGCGATTACGCCGCCAAGCTCTACCACCCCTTCCCCAACGCCAACCAGCAGAATCGGTTCCTCAGGTATTTACAGCTTCACCTGGTTATATCATTCCTATTCATCGCCCTAATCCACCAGCTCCTTGTGTCCGCCGACCCCGATCCCCTTCTCAAAGGCCGGACGGCGGTGCACCGCCTCATATCCCTGCAGTCCTCCGCCGTGATATTCTGCTTCATCCTCCTTTCCGCCGCGCTCCTCGTCTCCGAAGCCACATCTCTTCTCCCTCTCCCCTCCGATCTCTTCTTTGCGATAGCCTCTGCACTCTTCTTCCTCCAGTATTCTCTCTCCGCATCCGACGCCGCCGTACAGACTTCTGATCTCCAAGCCAAGTGCGATTCCGTCGCGGCGCATGTTTCCGCATTCTCGTCTGCTCTCTGTCTTGTTCTTTGCTGTCAGCCCAGACTCTATGCGGCGGATGCTGCTCTCGGAGCCTCTTTCTGTCTGCAAGGGCTGTGGGCTCTGCAAACAGGGCTATCACTCTACGTGGATGCCTTCATTCCGGAAGGCTGCCACAAGCTGCTTGATGTCGTCAGCGGGGTGGAGGGATCAACTAAGTGCGAATTGGATGACTCGAAGCTAAGGGCAGTCGCAGTCTTGGATCTAATGTTTGTGCTTCATGCCCTTTTCGTGCTTCTCATTTTTATCGTGACTTATGCTGCTATTGCCAAGACTTTGGGTATCCGCAGCAGATTTGGATCATATGAAGCCTTGCCCACCGGGGCTGCTGCAGACtcgaatcatattcaattaaaGACCATGACTGGAACTCAAGCCTGA